A stretch of DNA from Anthonomus grandis grandis chromosome 22, icAntGran1.3, whole genome shotgun sequence:
TAAGTTCAGCCTTTTTAACGACTTCGAGCTATCCGGGCTTCCCTCCGGGACTCCCAATGGACTTGATGACTTCGAGCCTAATCTCACGCACTAGTGCACTAAGTCCCTATTTTTCTTATGGTAGGTTGAAGACACAAGATTCTCTGTCAGCTTGCAGAGATCCTTATTGTACAGGGTGCAGTATGAGCTCTCATTTACTAGGAGCTCAAAAGCCTCCATGCCCGGCAGGCTGCACTCAATGCGATCATGCCAAAGTACCAACATCTTTACCATCTGGTTACAGTCATGCAGCAGCTGCGTATGCACATGCTCAATTGGCTGCTCTAGCTGCAGCTAGTCACTTGCCATATGTATGTAATTGGATCTCAGGAGATGCTGCTTATTGCGGCAAGCGATTCTCTAGCTCAGAAGAGCTTTTGGCTCATCTAAGAACTCATACTAGTGCAACAAGTGAGGCTAGTGCATTGTTAGGACCTCCAACTCATCCTCTTCTACACCGAACTTATCCAACGCCTCCCTTGTCACCCCTAGCAACGGCTAGGTATCATCCTTATAGCAAACCTCCCTTATTGCCTCCGTCTTTAAGTGGTTTTCCAATAGGACATCCTGCCTTGCCTCCTTACTTGAACCCTTACTCTATTTATGGACCAAGGTTAGGATCTACGCCAGGGATGCACCCCTAAAAAAGATTTGAAAGTCAAACATAAGAAGCTGtggtattatttttgtaaatacgaGCCCGCTAGTCTTTTCTGTTAtgtgtgaaaaataatattgacgAATATTCCATATAGTATGAACGAGTTTTTTGCTAAACTCccattgatttttaaataattaaaagcttACTTTTATCAGTCATgttgttattgtttaaaattagacCTCCAAATTACTTGTAATGTTGGATATATTGAGTATGTCACACGATCCGTCGAAAACTGAGAGTAATAAATACATCTTTTTAAATACGCGATAAATTAGCAtggtattaatgttttttttatacagaagAAACCAATAAGAAGTATTTACCACATAACAGgcaatgttttataaattttaagatgCATAATATATAATTTGGTTCTAGAGGTTTTTTTGATAATCAAACAATTCTTGATGGTTTCCAGGCATATAGTATATGGTTAACATAATAATCTCACTTTTTGTCTGTGTGTTTGTCCTTTATTggtattgtaaataataatcattatacTATATACGTTGCTGTacatttatactattttaaaagTTGGTTGTGTGAATTGAGGTTTAATAAACAGTTTATCCTGTGTAGTTTACCATAACTTGTAAATAGTGGCCAAAGATAAATGGTAAAACATTCTGCTACCATTCGCGTACACTAAACAGGCTAATCTTGTTATAGGGAAATAGCCTTTAATTAGGCAAAAAGGACGTCGGGTGCTTCAATCTCGAATCGATTTTGTACAGATCTCATCTTAAATTTAATGTGAcaattattaagttattttgttaaaaaataaaatgttatttaactccacatttctttaaatatatgtatCCTTTTACAGGCATGTATAAAAACgtagaaatttaattaatatatgtaGTTCTTGTTCTGTTTAAATGAAATCAAAccattgttcttttttattgtttaaataaacaaattatctcTTTTTTCGTTATTGTATAT
This window harbors:
- the LOC126748906 gene encoding zinc finger protein Elbow-like, which encodes MLTSSNQYLRPEYLTPLPTTLDAKKSPLALLAQTCSQIGADSPNSKLLQSADKSSKKSDPSKDKDKSSSAPSNYNIKNHLDSTREKSRSPDERSSSTASANRVRTPSSTGSSLKGAQVNGRCNSNQSATSARESPMDRKTPAEDSNRSSKSPEKASEGSNSPQTPSGSKTAFTPNILTSSSDPAIKDLPLGTFKPGMPPVSSAFLTTSSYPGFPPGLPMDLMTSSLISRTSALSPYFSYGRLKTQDSLSACRDPYCTGCSMSSHLLGAQKPPCPAGCTQCDHAKVPTSLPSGYSHAAAAYAHAQLAALAAASHLPYVCNWISGDAAYCGKRFSSSEELLAHLRTHTSATSEASALLGPPTHPLLHRTYPTPPLSPLATARYHPYSKPPLLPPSLSGFPIGHPALPPYLNPYSIYGPRLGSTPGMHP